The DNA region GCCGGAGCCGCTGGACGGGCGGCGTGTCCAGCAGCGCCGCCGCGACGCCCTCGACCGCGATGTGGTCGTGGACGCTGTCCTTGATCGTCGTCATCGCTCCGGACTTGTGCGCCATCGGACATAAGGATACGGACGACTCCCGGGCGAGCGCGGCGCTGTCGGCGCGTGCCGACGGGGTCGCCGGGCGCCGGCAGCCGTCCGGTCGGTGGCCGTTCGGCTGTTCGACCCTCAGCGGACGACCGTCAGCAGGTCGTGCAGTTCCGCTTCGGAGGCGTTGCCCTCGCGGACGGGTTCGCGGGGCTGGCGGCCCATCTCCTCGACGGTCTCGATGGCCCGTTCGGGCTCGTAGCCGCGGTCGTGGGCGAGCCAGGCGGCGAGCACCTGGCCGGTGCGACCCGTCCCGTCGAGGCAGTGGACGACGACCCGCTCGTCCGCCTCGACGGCCTCGTCGAGGAAGGGCAACACCTCCTGTTTCAGGCGGGCGGGAGAGGCGAGGCGCCCGTCCGGGACCGGCGCGTGGAGGACGTTGTCCTCGCCGAACGCGTCGACGTACCCGTCGACCTCGGGGTCGGCGGGCGACTGGTCGCCCGGGAGGAGCGAGCAGACCCGTTCGATGTCCCTGGCGCGGACGACGGCGATCCAGTCGGCGAGGGCGCGGCTCCGGTCGGCTGCGCTGTGCCAGCCGGGGCTGCAGGCACCGTAGACGTGCTCCTCGTCCGGTGCAGCGGGGGCGAGCCGGTGGGCGTCCGACCCGGACTCGCGGTCGTGAACGTCTGGCATCTGGTCCTAGTCGTAGGACTCGACGCCCCCTCTTGAGTGGCGCGGTGCAATTCTCACGTCTGACAACTGCACGTGCCGGTGTGACGGGGTCGGGGACGGCGGCCCGCCGCCGGCTCAGTCGTCCTCGACGAGGTAGCGGAACGCCCGGAGCGTGTTGCGGCCGCTCTCGGTCAGCGAGACGCGGGTCGAGCGGCCGACCTCCTCGAGGGCGACGTAGCCGTTGTCGGCCAGCGGCCCGAGGACGTGGCTGTCGAGCAGGCGGTACTCGCTCTTGCGGTTGGCGGCGTCGCGGTCGGCGATGAAGGGCAGGCCCTCCTCCTTGCCGAAGTCGATGAGGTCGCGCTTGCGGGCGCCGTCCTCGCGGTCGAGGTAGTCCATGACCGCGACGTGCTGGGGTTCGGGGCTCTGCATCGGGTAGGTCGGGAGTTCGGTGATCTCGCGGATCCCCTCGGCCACGTCGCCGTCGGTCTCCGCGGCGTAGCGCTGGGCGCGGACGTAGTAGGGGGTCGCGCCGGTGGCCATGCAGGCGATCATGCCGCCGATGGCCGTCACCTTCGACCCCGAGGCGAGGTTGACGTACACCTCGTGGTCGGCGAAGCGGGTCGCCAGCTCCGCCACGGTCCCGATGGAGTCGTAGAAGTCGAAGATGTTGCACGACACCGTCTCGTGGTCGATGCCCTCGTCGTCGAGCCGCCCCCGGACCGTCTCGACGTAGGAGGGGTGGTCCGTCTCGTCCTCGTATCGCAGGAGGACGACGCGGTCGGCCCGCAGCTCGACGGCCGGCAGGACGATCCGGTCGTTCTCGTAGCCCACCGGGATCAGGTGGACCCGCTCGGCGACTTCCATACCGCCCGCCTCGCGTCCCGGCCCCAAAACGATTGTCCCGACACAGTCGACATTGCGGTGGCAGTTACGCCGGCCGAGAACGCTGCGCGGGGTTTTTGTCGGACAGGTGCGACCGTCCGGCGTATGCCGGTCATGGCGAGCGACGACTTCTCGGTCCACACGGACGACTGCGACCGCTTCGACGACGGGATGCCGATATCGGACCTGCCGGACGAGGTGAGTTCGATCGAGGACCTGGACTGCGAGTGCTGGCGCGCGTTCGACTCGCTGGCCGAGGTCGAGTGACGGTCAGTCGACCGCCCGGATGCGGTTCATCCGGCATATCGGACAGCAGACCGCGGTCTCGTCCCTGGGGATGACGAACTCGACCTCGCAGGTCCTGCAAATGTAGGTCTTCCCCCGTTCCCCCGCCAGTTCGGTCACTTTAGCCATCGCGACCCCTCCGAGTTCCGCCTCGATTCGTGGTTCGTGGCTCCCGGTGTGTCGCCATACGTCTGGTTCCGACGGGGGATACGGGCCGGTCCGTCTTGTCGGTTGTTACCAGTTAGCTCGACCCGGGCAGCGCCGCTCCGGCCCGTCTGCGATTCGACGAGGGTCCGCCGGCGGTACCAACGCCCAAATACTCCGCCCGACAACGCCGCGGTATGGACGAGCTGCGCGACCCGGCGACGCTGCGCGAGGACCCCGACGTGGAGTACACGGAAGCGAGGACGACCGACGGCGCGGACGCCTTCGAGTACTTCTCGGAGGTCGAGGGGCTGGTCGCCGTCGGCGTCACGAGCGACGCCGGCGCGGTGTTGCTGATGGAAAGCCCCCACGGCTGGCGGCTGCCCTACGGGGCGGTTCCGGGCGGCGCCGACTGGCTCGACCGCGCCGGGGAGATCGCCGCGACGCTGACCGGTCGCGAGGTCGCGGCCGCCGAGGTGCTCCGGGTCAGCGCGGTCACCCACGAGCTGCGGAGCGACACCGACCGGACGGCGACGAGCTACGACGCCGTCGTGGGCACCGAGCCCGTGACGGGCGAACCGGTCGCCGACGACCCGACGTTCGGCGAGTGGTCGGATCTGGACCTGGCGTGGTTCGCCGAGGTGCCCGACGACGCCTACCACGCCCACGGCGACGCCGTCGACGACATCGAGTACTTCCTTGAGTGACCGGGCCGCGGTCGGGCGACTCGCCGTGTCGACTGTATCGACTGTGTCGGCTATCACGTCGGACCGGTCCGTGTCAGCACAGTAGCTAAGCCGGGACCGCCGGACCACTCGGACATGCCGACGGACCTCTCACCGGTCGACGACGCGCTGGCGGACGCGCTCGACGCCGAGCGGGCGCGCCAGCGCGAGACGCTGTCGCTGATCGCGAGCGAGAACCACGCGAGCGAGGCGGTCCTCGCCGCACAGGGCTCGGTCCTGACGAACAAGTACGCGGAGGGCGAGCCCGGCGACCGCTACTACGCCGGCTGCGAGCACGCCGACGCGGTCGAACGCCTCGCCCGCGAGCGCGCCCGGGAGCTGTTCGGCGCCGACCACGCCAACGTCCAGCCCCACTCCGGCACGCAGGCCAACCTCGCCGCCTACCAGGCCGTCCTCGACTCCGGCGACACGATCCTCTCGCTGGAAATGAGCCACGGCGGCCACCTCAGCCACGGCCAGCCGTACACGATGGTCGACGAGCACTTCGAGGTCGCCCACTACGGCGTCGACGAGGCGACCGGCCGGCTGGACTACGACGCCGTCGAAGCCCGTGCCGAAGCGGTCGACCCCGACCTGGTCGTCTCGGGGTTCTCCGCGTACCCGCGGCGGGTCGACTGGGAGCGGATGCAGGGGATCGCCGAGGCCGTCGACGCGTACCACGTCGCCGACATCGCACACCTCACGGGCCTCGTCGCGGCGGGCGTCCACCCCTCGCCGGTCGGGGTCGCCGACCTCGTGACGGGGTCGACCCACAAGACGGTCCGGTCGGGCCGCGGCGGGATGGTGCTGTGCGGCGCGGACCTGGCCGATCGGGTCGACACCGCGGTGATGCCGGGCTGTCAGGGCGGCCCGCTGATGCACAACGTCGCCGGCAAGGCCGCGGGCTTCGCCGAGGCGCTGACCTCCGAGTTCGAGACGTACGCCCGTCAGGTGGTCGACAACGCCGCGGCCCTGGCCGACCGGCTACAGGAGCGCGGGTTCGAACTGGTCTCCGGCGGGACCGACGTGCACTTCGTCCTCGTCGACCTGCGGGAGACCCACCCCGACCTGACCGGCGAGCGGGCCGAGGACGCGCTCGAATCGGTGGGGCTGGTCGCGAACAAGCAGACGGTGCCCGGCGACGACCGTCCGGCGACCGTCGGGAGCGGCCTGCGGATCGGCACGCCGGCGGTCACCACGCGCGGGTTCGACGCCGCCGCGACCGAGCGGCTGGCCGACGCCGTCGCCGACGTGCTCGACTCGCCCGACGACGACGCGGCCGCCGACGCCGCCGCCGAGACGGTCGCCGACCTGTGCGATCGGTTCCCCGTCTACGGCGACGCGGCGGTCGCCTCGGCGTGAGCATGGTCGAGTCCACCGACCTGACGGTCCGCCGGTACCGCGCCGGCGACGGCGAGCGCGTCCGCGAGCTGAACCGCGAGGCGATGGCCGGGACGCCCGAGTGGGTCGTCGACGCGCCCGACACGGACCTGGAGGACGTGCGCGGCCACTACCTCGACGCCGGCGGCGAGTTCCTCGTCGGCGAACTCGCCGGCGGAGCGAGCGAGGCCGACCTCGACGACGGGGAGATCGTCGCCACCGGCGCGGTCGAGCCGCTGACGGGCTGGATGGCCGAGCGCTTCGACGCGGCGGCCGGCACCGGCGAACTCTCCCGCGTCCGCGTCGACCCGGCGATGCAGGGCCGGGGGATCGGGACCCGGATCGTCGAGGAGCTCGCCCGGCGGGCCCGCCGGCGCGGGTACCGCGCGCTGGTCCTGAACACCGGCGCGGACAACGAGCAGGCCCGCGGATTCTACGAGTCGCTCGGGTACGCCTGCGTCCGCGAGGAGACGGTGGAGTTCGACGACGCGACGCTCGATCTGGCGCTGTACTGGCGCCGCGTCGACGCGTGACCGGACGGCTCGTCGTCCCGCGACGAGCGGGGTCGGCGCCGGCCCGGTGGGCGTTTCTCCCGACCCGCCCTCTCGGAGACAGCGACCGCGAGCGCGTCGCGGGCGGTCGGCGCTCGCCGGCGAGTCCGGGAGCGACTCCGGCTAGCGAGCCGGAGCCGTCCGGCGTACTCCGTCGCCCGGAACCGGGCGCGGGCTCGCCTCACAGCTCCCGGCGACGACCCTTCGGGACCTGTGAGCGGAGTTCGCCGTGGACGTAGAGGCCGACGCCGACGGGCTCCGGCTCGCCCGCGACGTCGGTCGTGACGATCAGGTACCCCCAGTCGCCGTCCCAGTCGAGCTGTTGGTCGTCGCCGGCGACGAACGCGGCGGCCTCGTCCCGGGAGAGGTGGATCACGCAGTCGTCGGCGGCGTCGCCGAACCGCTGGACGGCCTCCAGGGTCGGCTTCCAGTGCTCGCGGCGCGTCCGCAGGAAGGCCAGCCCCAGGCCCTCGACCGCGACGGGCGAGGCCACGTCGTCGGCGAACGCCCAGACCTTGCCGGAGCCGCGCTCCCAGAAGGTGTGGCCGTCGAACGTCGCCGGCGGGATTCCGAACCGTTCGTCCCACCACTCCAGGACCTCCGCGCGGGTCGGCCGTCCCTCGACGACCCGCTCGTCGGCGGTCGCGGGCAGGCGGTCGAACTGCGTCCCGTCGTTCTCGGCGGGCGCGTCTCCGGCGCCGTCCTCGCCGCTCATTCGGCGGTCACCTCCAGTTTCGCGCAGAAGAAGCCGCCGGTGTCGTTGTGGTGGGGGTAGATCCGCCTGGCCTTCCGCACCGATTCGTCGAACCGCTCGCCCTGCCACTCGGTGATCCCGGGGGCCGAGTCGAGGGGCAGGTCGAACTCGACGAGCTCGCACGACTCCTCCGCGAGCGCGTGGTCGAGGACGGCCTCGTTCTCCTCGGGGGCGAACGTGCAGGTGGAGTAGACCACGGTCCCGCCTTCCCGAGTCGTCTGGACCGCCCGGCGGAGGACGCCCTTCTGGACGCCCGAGATGCCCTCGACGTGGTCGAGCTCCCAGTCGTCGAGCGCGTCGGGGTTCTTCCGGATGGTGCCCTCGCAGGAACAGGGTACGTCCACCAGCGCGCGGTCGTAGGGCGCGCCTTCCTCGCCCTCGTCAGAATCCGGCGCGCGGAAGGGCTTCAGCGAGTGGTTGCGGGCGTCCTCGTGGGTGACGGCGACGTTCGTGACGCCGGCGCGCTCGGCGTTCGAGCGCAGCGCGGAGATGCGGCCGAGGTTGTTGTCCGTGGCGACCAGCAGGCCACGGTCCTCCATCAGCGCGGCGAGTTGCGTGGTCTTGCTCCCGGGCGCGGCGCAGGCGTCCCACACCCGTTCGCCGGGCCGGGGGTCGAGCACCTCGGCGGGGACGGCCGAGACCTCCTCCTGGCCGTGGATCCACCCGAGCACGTACGGCCAGTTCGTCCCCGGCTGGTCGTCGGGGAGAGCGAACAGGCCGTCGTGCCACCCGACGGGTTCGTGGGCGATGTCGGCCTCCGCGAGGGCGTCGCTGGCCCGCTCGACGGTCGTCTTCAGCGTGTTGACGCGGACGACCGACGGGAGCGGGCGCTCGCAGGCCGCCCGGAAGGCGTCGAAATCGTCGACGAGCGGCTCGTAGCGCTCCAGTACGTCCATCGACTCCCCGTTGTCCGCCGCCCGTGTTAACCCTCTCGGCTCCGGTTCGCGGGCGAGCGGACGAGGCTCCCGGCGCACCCGCCGACCGCAGACGGATTTAAGCCGCTGGCCGACTCGTTGCCGGTATGGCGCACGTTCAGGTCCACCGCGAGGACATCGAGCTCGACGAACCGACGCTGGTCGAGGGGCTGCCGGGGGTCGGCCTCGTCGGCAAGATCGCCGCGGACCACCTCGTCGACGCGCTCGAGATGACCCACTACGCCTCGCTGCACTGCGAGGGGATCCCCGAGGTCGCCGTCTTCGGGGAGAACGACCCGACCTACGACCCGCCGGTCCGGGTCTACGCCGACGCCGACCGAAACCTGCTGGCGCTCCAGAGCGACGTGCCCGTCTCGCCGAACGTCGCCGACGACTTCGCGACCTGCCTGACGCGGTGGCTCGGCGAGCGCGGCGCGACGGCGCTGTACGTCTCGGGGCTCCCCGCCGAGAAGGAGGGCGTCCCGGGGCTCTACGGCGTCGCCAGCGGCGACGCGACCGACCTGCTCGAGGAGTACGACATCTCGCCCCCCACCGAGAGCGGGGTCATCAGCGGCCCCACCGGCGCGCTGCTGTACGAGGCCAACCGGCACGACCTGGACGCGCTCGGCCTCGTGGTGGAGGCCAACCGGAACTTCCCGGACCCGGAGGCCGCGCGGGTCCTCCTCCTCGACGGCGTCGGCCCCATCGCGGGCGTCGACGTCGACACCGACCACCTCGTCGAACAGGCCGAGGAGATCAGCCAGGCCCGCGAGAACCTCGCCAAACGGATGCAGGAGGCCCAGGAGGAGAGCTCGAAGGCCCAGCCGATGGGGATGTATCAGTAGCGACCCCGATGAGCCTCGCGACCGCCGCGGGCACGTTCGCCGTGGGCGTCGTCTTCGGCCTCGCGCTGGCGGCGCCGCCGGGCCCGATGAACGCCGTCATCGCCGAGGAGAGCGTCCTCCGCGGGTGGCTCGCCGGCTTCACCGCCGGGCTGGGCGCGATGACCGCCGACTTCGTCTTCTTCGTGCTGTCGCTGGCGGGTGTCGTCGCCTTCCTGGAGGGCGCCCGGACCCTGCGCGCGGTGATGGTCGGCGTCGGCGGCCTGCTGATGCTGTACTTCGCCGTCGGCGCCGTGCGCGACGCCCGGGCGGACTTCCTCTCGGGGGAGCCCGGGCCGGACAGCGACGACGCCGACGCCCGCGGGTTCACGAAGGCGTTCGTCCTCGCGCTGACCAACCCCTACCAGATACTGTTCTGGCTGACCGTCGGCGTCGGCCTGCTCGAACCCGGCACCGTCGACGTGCTCTCCTACCTGCCGGTCGTCGGCGCGGACCTGGCCGGCGCGCTCGTCGTCCGGACGGGCAGCCCGGCGCTGCTGGCGGGGCTGTTCGGCGGCATCGTCGTCTGGATCACCGGGTTCCCGGCGACGCTGGTGGGCGTCGGCCGCCGGGTCGACGCGTTCGCGCCCGCCGCCGCGGTCGCCTCGGCGCTGGTGCTCGCGGGGTTCGGCGTCGCCTTCTGCTGGACGGCGGCGCGGACGCTGGTCAGCCTCTGAGCCGGCCGCGGTCCGGATCGCTCGCCGCGGTCCGGATCGCTCGCCGCGTCCGGGCGCCATCGGACGGCCGCGTCGCGGGTCGGTCGGCGTCGCGGGCTGGTTCGCGGCGCCGGTCAGTCCCCGCCGTCGGGCCGTCCCGGGAGCTCCTCGGGCTCGACGTCGGCGACCTCGGCTTCGAGCCACTCCTTGAACCACTTGACGCGCTTGAGCCGGCGGTGGCAGATGCTCTCGGCGGTGTCGCTGCGGATCCGCTCGCGGGCGTCGGTGCCGCGTTCGAGGACGCGCCCGACCATCTCGGCGGCGTCGATGTGCGTCCGGGACTCGTAACCCATCCGCAACAGCATGAGGGCGGTGCCGTTGGCGCCGACCTTGTCGAGCAGGTCCGCCTCGATGAGACACTGCGTCTCCAGCGGCAGGTCGGTCAGCTCGCCCTGGTAGGAGTGGTCGCGGACGGCGGCGCAGACCTCGTCGACGAACGAGGCGGGGTAGTCGCCGTGGCTGGTGAGGTACTCGCGGGCGATGCGGGCGCCCTCCTCGGCGTGGAGGTCCTGGTCGACCTCCAGCTTCGCGATGTCGTGGAAGAGCGCGGCGACGCGGGTTACGTCCACGTTGGCACCCTCGGCTTCGGCGATCTCCTCGGCGAGTTCGACCACGTTGAGGATGTGGTTGAACCGGTACTCCGCGGAGTGCCACGGGTACCACCGCATGCGGCCGCCGTCGTCCTCGCTCTCGACGCTGGCGGCCAGGTAGTCGTGGACGAAGTCCTGCATCTCCGCGAACTCCTCGGCGGAGACGGGCGACTCCCTAATTTCGACGCCCACGGAACCACCTCCGGTAGATACGTGCGTCAGTCATCTTACGAATAGAAAGGCGCGTTCGACTCTTAGGCGTTACGACACCCGTGGCCCGCCGGATTCGACACCGCCGAACGCCCCCGACGGGCGTTCACCGACCGCCCGAAACCGCTCCACTGCGGCCGGATCCGCACGCTGTCCCCCGGTCTCGGTCGGGTCCGTGTCCCGGTGGACCGGGCGGCGGGCCCGTCGGTAGACCGCCTGCCGGACCCGTCGGTCCCCGACCCCGATGCGCGTTCCCGAACAGGGGCCGCGATCTCCACGCGTGTCCACCGTCCGGGCCGATCGGTTCGCGGGTCGGAACCCGACCCGCGGCGTGGCGTGGTTTTATCGTGGTGCGTGTCAACGTGTGACGTATGAACGTGCGTACCGCGGAGCGGGGGGACCGACCGGCGATCCGGGACGTGGCGCGGCGCTCGCTGCAGGCGTCGTACTCGCTGAGCCCGGAGGCGATCACCGGCGCCGTCGCCGAGTGGTACGACGAGGCGGCGCTGGACGAGGCGACGACCGACGACGACCGGTACCTGCTCGTCGCCGAGCGGGAGGGGCAGG from Halosimplex halophilum includes:
- a CDS encoding protein-tyrosine phosphatase family protein, producing the protein MPDVHDRESGSDAHRLAPAAPDEEHVYGACSPGWHSAADRSRALADWIAVVRARDIERVCSLLPGDQSPADPEVDGYVDAFGEDNVLHAPVPDGRLASPARLKQEVLPFLDEAVEADERVVVHCLDGTGRTGQVLAAWLAHDRGYEPERAIETVEEMGRQPREPVREGNASEAELHDLLTVVR
- a CDS encoding HFX_2341 family transcriptional regulator domain-containing protein; its protein translation is MEVAERVHLIPVGYENDRIVLPAVELRADRVVLLRYEDETDHPSYVETVRGRLDDEGIDHETVSCNIFDFYDSIGTVAELATRFADHEVYVNLASGSKVTAIGGMIACMATGATPYYVRAQRYAAETDGDVAEGIREITELPTYPMQSPEPQHVAVMDYLDREDGARKRDLIDFGKEEGLPFIADRDAANRKSEYRLLDSHVLGPLADNGYVALEEVGRSTRVSLTESGRNTLRAFRYLVEDD
- a CDS encoding serine hydroxymethyltransferase, giving the protein MPTDLSPVDDALADALDAERARQRETLSLIASENHASEAVLAAQGSVLTNKYAEGEPGDRYYAGCEHADAVERLARERARELFGADHANVQPHSGTQANLAAYQAVLDSGDTILSLEMSHGGHLSHGQPYTMVDEHFEVAHYGVDEATGRLDYDAVEARAEAVDPDLVVSGFSAYPRRVDWERMQGIAEAVDAYHVADIAHLTGLVAAGVHPSPVGVADLVTGSTHKTVRSGRGGMVLCGADLADRVDTAVMPGCQGGPLMHNVAGKAAGFAEALTSEFETYARQVVDNAAALADRLQERGFELVSGGTDVHFVLVDLRETHPDLTGERAEDALESVGLVANKQTVPGDDRPATVGSGLRIGTPAVTTRGFDAAATERLADAVADVLDSPDDDAAADAAAETVADLCDRFPVYGDAAVASA
- a CDS encoding GNAT family N-acetyltransferase — encoded protein: MVESTDLTVRRYRAGDGERVRELNREAMAGTPEWVVDAPDTDLEDVRGHYLDAGGEFLVGELAGGASEADLDDGEIVATGAVEPLTGWMAERFDAAAGTGELSRVRVDPAMQGRGIGTRIVEELARRARRRGYRALVLNTGADNEQARGFYESLGYACVREETVEFDDATLDLALYWRRVDA
- a CDS encoding DUF7122 family protein, coding for MSGEDGAGDAPAENDGTQFDRLPATADERVVEGRPTRAEVLEWWDERFGIPPATFDGHTFWERGSGKVWAFADDVASPVAVEGLGLAFLRTRREHWKPTLEAVQRFGDAADDCVIHLSRDEAAAFVAGDDQQLDWDGDWGYLIVTTDVAGEPEPVGVGLYVHGELRSQVPKGRRREL
- a CDS encoding RsmB/NOP family class I SAM-dependent RNA methyltransferase, whose translation is MDVLERYEPLVDDFDAFRAACERPLPSVVRVNTLKTTVERASDALAEADIAHEPVGWHDGLFALPDDQPGTNWPYVLGWIHGQEEVSAVPAEVLDPRPGERVWDACAAPGSKTTQLAALMEDRGLLVATDNNLGRISALRSNAERAGVTNVAVTHEDARNHSLKPFRAPDSDEGEEGAPYDRALVDVPCSCEGTIRKNPDALDDWELDHVEGISGVQKGVLRRAVQTTREGGTVVYSTCTFAPEENEAVLDHALAEESCELVEFDLPLDSAPGITEWQGERFDESVRKARRIYPHHNDTGGFFCAKLEVTAE
- a CDS encoding proteasome assembly chaperone family protein, producing the protein MAHVQVHREDIELDEPTLVEGLPGVGLVGKIAADHLVDALEMTHYASLHCEGIPEVAVFGENDPTYDPPVRVYADADRNLLALQSDVPVSPNVADDFATCLTRWLGERGATALYVSGLPAEKEGVPGLYGVASGDATDLLEEYDISPPTESGVISGPTGALLYEANRHDLDALGLVVEANRNFPDPEAARVLLLDGVGPIAGVDVDTDHLVEQAEEISQARENLAKRMQEAQEESSKAQPMGMYQ
- a CDS encoding LysE family translocator, with amino-acid sequence MSLATAAGTFAVGVVFGLALAAPPGPMNAVIAEESVLRGWLAGFTAGLGAMTADFVFFVLSLAGVVAFLEGARTLRAVMVGVGGLLMLYFAVGAVRDARADFLSGEPGPDSDDADARGFTKAFVLALTNPYQILFWLTVGVGLLEPGTVDVLSYLPVVGADLAGALVVRTGSPALLAGLFGGIVVWITGFPATLVGVGRRVDAFAPAAAVASALVLAGFGVAFCWTAARTLVSL
- a CDS encoding HD domain-containing protein: MGVEIRESPVSAEEFAEMQDFVHDYLAASVESEDDGGRMRWYPWHSAEYRFNHILNVVELAEEIAEAEGANVDVTRVAALFHDIAKLEVDQDLHAEEGARIAREYLTSHGDYPASFVDEVCAAVRDHSYQGELTDLPLETQCLIEADLLDKVGANGTALMLLRMGYESRTHIDAAEMVGRVLERGTDARERIRSDTAESICHRRLKRVKWFKEWLEAEVADVEPEELPGRPDGGD